In the genome of Altererythrobacter sp. TH136, one region contains:
- a CDS encoding serine hydrolase domain-containing protein: MQMAFREFDTAQLSRRSLLRSGALLGAGAALSGLPFGRAAFAQASTQWANVAKLANEYVAARKVANIVAALGWGQRDPDVVSVGTLALGQAAPAGFDSLYRIYSMTKPVTGMAAMMLIDEGKLGLDQPLAEILPAFANMRVQKTYDGSITDLEPAQRPITIRHLLTHTAGLGYAIVQKGPIKTAYEDAGLVPGQVTKLPIAAAFGRGEAVRSLTTFADRLATMPLIAQPGTRWSYSVGLDLLGRVIEVASGQPFDAFLKERIFDPAGMTSTWFQVPGSELGRLTTNYGVLDGRLLPIDPPTQSIYADAPAFPMGGAGLVSSARDYDRFLRMLLGYGKIDGKRVMSELAVRVGTSNLLPEGVDTTGTFAEGQGFGAGGRVGLGEQAGTYGWGGAAGTVAFVDMKRGFRATMMTQYMSLTPYPLTGEFNRAVLADLAAMAGRKAAA, translated from the coding sequence ATGCAGATGGCTTTCAGGGAATTCGACACCGCGCAGTTGTCGCGCCGTTCGTTGCTGCGTTCAGGGGCGCTGCTGGGCGCCGGGGCGGCGTTGAGTGGGCTGCCGTTCGGCCGCGCGGCGTTTGCGCAGGCGTCGACGCAGTGGGCGAACGTCGCAAAGCTTGCCAACGAGTACGTCGCCGCGCGCAAGGTCGCCAACATCGTCGCCGCGCTTGGCTGGGGCCAGCGGGATCCCGATGTCGTGTCCGTCGGCACGCTGGCCCTGGGCCAGGCGGCGCCGGCCGGCTTCGACAGCCTGTATCGCATCTATTCGATGACCAAGCCGGTCACCGGGATGGCAGCGATGATGCTGATCGACGAGGGCAAGTTGGGCCTTGACCAGCCGCTGGCGGAAATCCTGCCTGCGTTCGCGAATATGCGGGTGCAGAAGACCTATGATGGGTCGATCACCGATCTGGAGCCGGCGCAGCGGCCGATCACCATCCGCCACCTGCTGACCCATACGGCGGGCCTTGGTTATGCGATCGTCCAGAAAGGACCGATCAAGACCGCGTATGAAGATGCCGGCCTGGTCCCCGGGCAGGTGACCAAGCTGCCCATCGCCGCTGCCTTCGGGCGGGGCGAGGCGGTGCGCAGCCTCACGACCTTTGCCGATCGCCTGGCGACGATGCCACTGATCGCGCAGCCGGGGACGCGCTGGTCGTATTCGGTGGGACTGGACCTGCTCGGCCGGGTGATTGAGGTCGCTTCGGGCCAACCGTTCGACGCCTTTCTCAAGGAGCGGATCTTCGATCCCGCTGGCATGACGAGCACCTGGTTCCAAGTTCCCGGGAGTGAACTGGGCCGACTGACCACCAACTACGGCGTGCTGGATGGCCGCCTGCTGCCGATCGACCCGCCGACGCAGTCGATCTACGCCGATGCGCCGGCCTTTCCGATGGGCGGCGCGGGCCTGGTGTCGAGCGCGCGCGATTACGACCGCTTCCTGCGGATGCTGCTTGGCTATGGCAAGATCGACGGCAAGCGAGTGATGAGCGAGCTGGCCGTGCGGGTAGGCACGTCCAACCTGCTGCCGGAAGGTGTCGATACCACGGGCACGTTCGCCGAAGGACAGGGGTTTGGCGCCGGCGGACGGGTCGGGCTGGGTGAGCAGGCTGGCACCTATGGGTGGGGCGGGGCAGCCGGGACCGTGGCCTTCGTCGATATGAAGCGCGGTTTCCGCGCCACCATGATGACGCAATACATGTCATTGACGCCGTACCCCCTGACCGGGGAGTTCAACCGGGCGGTGCTGGCTGACCTTGCGGCAATGGCGGGCCGGAAGGCCGCCGCGTGA
- the mutY gene encoding A/G-specific adenine glycosylase, with protein sequence MTASEDSVASALLAWYDRHARTLPWRSPPGAPPPDAYRVWLSEVMLQQTTTAAVAPYYRRFLERWPTVADLGAADEPDVMAAWAGLGYYSRARNLIAAARAVVERGGFPDNEAGLRALPGVGAYIAAAVAAIAFEQRAVVVDANVERVVSRLFAIADPLPQARKAIRVRTDEITPDQRAGDFAQAMMDLGATICTPRQPRCLVCPVAGWCDARAEGEPERYPVKAAKKTKPMRTGSAFWIERDGHVWLIRREGRGMLGGMRALPGDGWSAAIDGSGDAPIAAEWTCVGTVRHGFTHFDLELTIRRASATQAPAVNGEWWPIDRLGEAGLPTLFAKAAARVLG encoded by the coding sequence GTGACTGCCAGCGAGGACAGCGTCGCGAGTGCGTTGCTCGCCTGGTATGACCGTCACGCGCGCACGCTCCCATGGCGCAGCCCGCCTGGCGCGCCGCCGCCCGATGCGTATCGGGTGTGGTTGTCGGAAGTGATGCTGCAGCAGACCACCACCGCGGCGGTGGCGCCGTATTATCGGCGGTTCCTGGAACGGTGGCCGACCGTGGCGGATTTGGGGGCGGCCGACGAGCCTGACGTCATGGCGGCGTGGGCGGGGCTGGGTTACTACTCGCGCGCGCGCAACCTTATCGCCGCCGCCCGCGCAGTCGTGGAACGAGGCGGCTTTCCCGACAACGAGGCAGGGCTACGTGCGCTGCCGGGGGTGGGCGCTTACATCGCCGCTGCCGTAGCCGCGATCGCGTTCGAGCAACGCGCGGTGGTGGTTGACGCCAACGTCGAGCGGGTCGTTTCGCGGTTGTTCGCGATTGCCGATCCCTTGCCACAGGCCCGCAAGGCCATCCGCGTCCGCACGGACGAGATCACTCCCGACCAGCGCGCGGGCGACTTTGCGCAAGCCATGATGGATCTGGGCGCGACCATCTGCACACCGCGCCAACCCAGGTGCCTGGTCTGCCCGGTCGCGGGGTGGTGCGACGCCCGCGCCGAAGGCGAGCCGGAACGCTATCCGGTCAAGGCCGCGAAGAAGACCAAGCCCATGCGCACCGGCAGCGCTTTCTGGATCGAGCGCGACGGGCATGTCTGGCTCATCCGGCGCGAGGGGCGGGGCATGCTGGGCGGGATGCGAGCCCTGCCGGGTGACGGCTGGTCGGCAGCCATTGACGGGTCAGGCGATGCGCCAATTGCCGCGGAGTGGACCTGCGTCGGCACGGTGCGCCACGGCTTCACGCACTTCGACCTCGAGCTGACTATCCGGCGCGCCTCCGCCACGCAGGCACCTGCGGTCAATGGCGAATGGTGGCCGATCGATCGCCTGGGCGAGGCCGGTCTGCCGACCCTGTTCGCCAAGGCTGCCGCGCGCGTGCTCGGCTAG
- a CDS encoding DciA family protein: MERDTPSKLGKAKPRSYERPRGGPARSMAELTPQVGRTAFRRFGFVQSSVVTRWPEIVGEHHAKVCSPEAIRFAPGEKADGILQLVVLPAHAPLIQHVIPEIIERVNRFFGYKAVARVKLRQGSVNPPRGETPVGGPPSLKPIPIELGDSLRDIGDPELRAVLESLARSLGGQEDTK; encoded by the coding sequence ATGGAACGGGACACACCTTCGAAATTGGGCAAGGCGAAGCCGCGCAGCTACGAGCGGCCGCGCGGCGGGCCGGCGCGCTCGATGGCGGAACTGACGCCGCAGGTCGGGCGCACTGCGTTCCGCCGGTTCGGATTCGTGCAGTCGAGCGTCGTCACCCGGTGGCCCGAGATCGTCGGGGAACACCACGCTAAGGTTTGCTCGCCCGAGGCGATCCGCTTCGCTCCGGGGGAAAAAGCCGACGGCATCCTGCAACTGGTCGTCCTGCCGGCCCACGCGCCGCTGATCCAGCATGTGATCCCCGAGATCATCGAGCGGGTGAACCGCTTTTTCGGTTACAAGGCGGTGGCCCGGGTCAAGCTGCGGCAAGGGTCGGTTAATCCGCCGCGTGGTGAAACGCCGGTCGGGGGACCCCCATCATTGAAACCCATCCCGATCGAGCTCGGCGACAGCCTGCGCGACATCGGCGATCCAGAGCTGCGCGCGGTGCTGGAATCGCTTGCCCGCTCGCTCGGGGGACAGGAGGACACCAAGTGA
- a CDS encoding thioredoxin domain-containing protein, translating to MRFASLALAIGAAFTATAAVAATNWLTVVDTAGGGHRIGNPAAKVKLTEFISYTCTHCGEFAREGTNAVDVYVASGKVQLDVRHIVRDPVDLTAAMLANCGPAAKFPRNHATLMLSQPKWLPIMSRATAGQKARWSTGAGPARRRAIASDLGFYDLMVPRGYDRPTLDRCLSDEALATRLAEQTAADAKKWGVRGTPSFAIDGTLLAGTGTWPMLQPQIDARL from the coding sequence GTGAGGTTCGCATCGCTGGCGCTGGCAATCGGTGCCGCCTTTACCGCGACCGCGGCGGTTGCCGCGACCAACTGGCTGACGGTGGTCGACACTGCCGGCGGCGGCCACCGGATCGGTAACCCCGCCGCCAAGGTGAAGCTGACCGAATTCATCAGTTACACGTGCACTCACTGCGGCGAGTTCGCCCGGGAAGGCACCAACGCGGTCGATGTGTACGTCGCCAGCGGCAAAGTGCAGCTGGATGTACGCCACATCGTGCGCGACCCGGTCGATCTGACCGCCGCGATGCTCGCCAATTGCGGGCCAGCGGCGAAGTTTCCCCGCAACCACGCCACGCTGATGCTCAGCCAGCCGAAATGGCTGCCGATCATGTCTCGCGCCACGGCCGGGCAGAAAGCGCGCTGGTCGACAGGCGCCGGTCCCGCCCGCCGCCGCGCGATCGCCAGCGATCTTGGCTTTTACGACCTGATGGTGCCGCGCGGATACGACCGCCCGACGCTCGACCGCTGTCTGTCGGATGAAGCGCTCGCGACGCGGTTGGCCGAGCAGACCGCCGCGGATGCAAAAAAATGGGGCGTGCGCGGCACCCCCAGCTTCGCGATCGACGGCACCCTGCTTGCCGGCACGGGCACCTGGCCGATGCTCCAGCCCCAGATCGACGCCCGTTTGTAG
- a CDS encoding thioredoxin domain-containing protein, producing the protein MTRLRTASLAFVATLALAACNAEEAPTAEVAEGQPVAAVAAPAGQAWSDVASFTPEGGVIQGNPNAPIKLVEYASHTCGHCAEFAETSAEPLRTKYIDAGKVSFELRNQIHDPIDLTVAVLARCTGPQGFHALAEQSWANLPAIFEAANANKAALDAAMQAQGAARFDAIAQGTGLYDFFAQRGVSRDQARTCLANAKTAEQIAANSETQSEELGVTGTPTFFINGTKVGTQTWATLEPMLQRAGAR; encoded by the coding sequence ATGACCCGCCTTCGCACCGCTTCCCTCGCTTTCGTCGCCACTCTCGCGCTTGCCGCCTGCAATGCGGAAGAAGCCCCCACGGCTGAGGTGGCTGAGGGTCAGCCGGTCGCGGCCGTGGCAGCGCCCGCGGGTCAGGCGTGGTCGGACGTGGCCTCGTTCACCCCGGAAGGCGGCGTGATCCAGGGCAATCCCAACGCCCCGATCAAGCTCGTCGAATACGCCAGCCATACGTGCGGACATTGTGCCGAGTTCGCCGAAACTTCTGCCGAGCCGCTGCGCACCAAGTACATCGATGCAGGCAAGGTCAGCTTCGAACTGCGCAACCAGATCCACGATCCGATCGATCTGACCGTCGCGGTGCTCGCGCGCTGCACGGGGCCACAGGGTTTCCACGCGCTGGCTGAACAAAGCTGGGCCAACCTGCCCGCGATCTTCGAAGCGGCCAATGCGAACAAGGCGGCGCTTGACGCGGCGATGCAGGCGCAAGGCGCCGCGCGCTTCGACGCCATCGCCCAGGGCACCGGACTGTACGATTTCTTCGCTCAGCGCGGTGTTTCGCGGGATCAGGCCCGCACCTGTCTCGCAAACGCGAAGACTGCCGAGCAGATCGCAGCGAATTCCGAAACGCAGTCGGAAGAACTCGGCGTCACCGGCACGCCCACCTTCTTCATCAACGGCACCAAAGTTGGCACGCAGACCTGGGCCACTTTGGAGCCGATGCTGCAACGCGCCGGCGCGAGGTAG
- a CDS encoding AAA family ATPase encodes MRIRRLKLSGFKSFVEPSELRIEPGLTGVVGPNGCGKSNLLEAIRWVMGENSPKSMRSGGMDDVIFAGTASRPPRDFAEVVLTGEGDEGEPLEVVRRIERGAGSAYRVNGRDVRAKDVALTFADAATGAHSPALVSQGKIAQVIAAKPAERRMMLEEAAGIAGLHVRRRDAEGKLRQTEANLARLEDLMAGLDSQIATLRRQAKQAERYTVLSDQIRLAEARLLFARWRDAAAAAETARGEAKAADARVDAAQTASGAAQRAQAAAARALGDARDELSDRRHDASAHGHRMAALSGQLEAAEQRLADLDRQRARLEEDRGDADRLTRDAAEALARLERDLVANAATLKADEERRPAIAARLDDADRAARSAELALARATADHAGVEADWRVAEAEVAQATTALDRLDAEVQRIDAARSALAQTGDPDIDVRTARAAAEAATAELARLRARLDERRVLAATLRSARDEAASMLATARADVAGLEREHSALDRDRQARRRQAANRHGLPTALDQVRAAPGYERALAAVLGRDAKAPLGLPDGTPEGRFWSGSSAPAAVADALAAHVPDCPPQLAARLALVHVADTDDGRKLSPGEWLVTRGGGLRRWDGFVARGEGAAEAAWLEADNRLVDLERLLPPARAALAEAETAAAAAHEELATLQRELVADERALQAAADSERQALRAADQAEAERERQAARLEELAASAGALADRRAAALAEVEAARTKRASLPSPDTGRAALDAARNRNEDARTALQAATAALAAHDQALAVARERTQAQRADIAGWQARSSDAARRLSDMSRRFEEIEQERAVIAAKPEGLLREIEQGDTVRTRLSAELTAAESAMAAAQKAVEAADRILAETAEALAAARESRAGLAARAENEEQRREEMSRISGERFQCPPPLLTSRFGFAVETVRHAGLESEDLERLTASRERIGPVNLVATEELARIEAEHGSSAEEQAELLEAVNRLRGSIGNLNREGRERLRSAFEQVDAHFRRLFTRLFEGGQAHLALIDSDDPLDAGLEIYAQPPGKRLQSLTLLSGGEQALTAIALIFALFLTNPAPICVLDEVDAPLDDANIDRFCDLLDSMVAETDTRYLIVTHNAVTMSRMHRLFGVTMVERGVSRLVSVDLGAAEELLAAE; translated from the coding sequence ATGCGCATCAGGCGGCTCAAGCTCTCGGGGTTCAAGAGCTTCGTCGAGCCGTCTGAACTGCGCATCGAGCCGGGTCTGACGGGGGTCGTCGGCCCCAACGGCTGCGGCAAGTCCAACCTGTTGGAAGCGATCCGCTGGGTCATGGGCGAGAATTCGCCCAAGTCGATGCGTTCCGGCGGGATGGACGATGTCATCTTCGCCGGCACCGCCAGCCGCCCACCGCGGGACTTTGCCGAAGTCGTGCTCACCGGTGAGGGGGACGAGGGCGAACCGCTGGAGGTCGTGCGCCGGATCGAGCGCGGCGCCGGTAGCGCCTACCGCGTCAACGGCCGCGATGTGCGCGCCAAGGACGTCGCGCTGACGTTCGCCGACGCCGCAACCGGCGCTCACTCCCCTGCCCTCGTCAGCCAGGGCAAGATCGCGCAGGTGATCGCCGCCAAGCCGGCCGAGCGGCGCATGATGCTGGAGGAAGCCGCGGGGATCGCCGGCCTGCACGTCCGGCGCCGCGATGCCGAAGGCAAGCTGCGCCAGACCGAGGCCAATCTGGCGCGGCTGGAAGACCTCATGGCGGGGCTCGACAGCCAGATCGCCACGCTGCGGCGCCAGGCCAAGCAAGCCGAACGCTACACCGTACTGTCCGATCAGATCCGCCTGGCCGAAGCGCGGTTGCTGTTCGCCCGGTGGCGCGACGCGGCGGCTGCGGCGGAGACTGCCCGGGGCGAGGCGAAAGCGGCGGACGCGCGCGTCGATGCCGCACAGACCGCCTCCGGCGCGGCGCAACGCGCCCAGGCGGCGGCGGCGCGCGCGCTTGGCGATGCGCGCGACGAACTGTCCGATCGCCGGCATGACGCCAGTGCGCATGGGCACCGGATGGCGGCGCTGTCCGGCCAGCTAGAGGCCGCAGAGCAGCGGCTCGCTGACCTCGATCGCCAGCGCGCCCGGCTCGAGGAAGACCGCGGAGATGCCGACCGCCTGACCCGCGACGCCGCTGAAGCGCTCGCCCGGCTGGAACGCGATCTGGTCGCCAACGCCGCCACCTTGAAAGCGGATGAAGAACGGCGCCCGGCGATCGCGGCAAGGCTCGACGATGCCGACCGTGCCGCGCGGTCTGCCGAACTGGCACTCGCGCGCGCGACGGCGGACCACGCCGGGGTGGAGGCCGACTGGCGCGTCGCAGAGGCGGAGGTCGCGCAGGCCACCACCGCGCTCGACCGGCTGGATGCCGAGGTGCAGCGGATCGACGCAGCGCGCAGCGCGCTGGCGCAGACCGGCGATCCGGACATCGACGTGCGGACCGCCCGCGCGGCGGCGGAGGCCGCAACCGCGGAACTCGCCCGCTTGCGCGCCCGGCTCGACGAGCGACGCGTGCTTGCGGCAACCCTGCGTAGTGCGCGTGACGAAGCGGCTTCAATGCTCGCCACCGCGCGCGCCGATGTGGCCGGACTGGAGCGCGAACATTCCGCGCTCGATCGGGATCGGCAGGCGCGCCGCCGGCAAGCCGCCAATCGCCATGGTCTGCCCACAGCCCTCGACCAGGTGCGCGCGGCTCCGGGGTACGAGCGCGCGCTGGCGGCGGTCCTTGGCCGGGACGCCAAGGCTCCGCTGGGTCTTCCGGACGGTACGCCGGAAGGACGCTTCTGGAGTGGCTCATCCGCCCCCGCGGCGGTAGCCGATGCCCTGGCGGCCCATGTGCCCGACTGCCCACCGCAACTCGCCGCGCGCCTGGCGCTGGTCCACGTGGCGGACACCGACGATGGCCGTAAGCTTAGCCCGGGGGAGTGGCTGGTCACCCGCGGCGGGGGGCTGCGGCGGTGGGACGGCTTTGTCGCGCGCGGCGAAGGCGCCGCCGAGGCGGCCTGGCTGGAGGCGGATAACCGCCTGGTCGACCTCGAACGCCTGCTCCCCCCGGCACGCGCCGCGCTGGCCGAGGCGGAAACGGCGGCAGCGGCAGCACACGAAGAACTGGCTACGCTGCAACGCGAACTGGTCGCGGACGAGCGTGCCTTGCAGGCGGCAGCGGATAGCGAGCGCCAGGCGCTGCGAGCGGCCGACCAGGCGGAAGCGGAGCGCGAGCGGCAGGCCGCCCGGCTGGAGGAACTCGCCGCCAGCGCCGGTGCCCTGGCAGATCGGCGTGCCGCCGCGCTGGCCGAAGTCGAAGCCGCGCGCACCAAGCGGGCATCGCTGCCCTCGCCCGACACCGGCCGCGCGGCACTCGATGCAGCGCGCAACCGCAACGAGGACGCCCGCACAGCGCTGCAGGCCGCGACCGCCGCGCTCGCGGCACACGATCAGGCGCTGGCAGTCGCCCGCGAACGCACGCAGGCGCAGCGGGCGGACATCGCCGGGTGGCAGGCCCGCTCAAGCGACGCTGCGCGGCGCCTGTCGGACATGAGCCGCCGGTTCGAGGAAATCGAACAGGAGCGCGCCGTAATCGCTGCCAAGCCGGAAGGCTTGCTGCGCGAGATCGAACAGGGCGACACCGTTCGGACACGGCTATCCGCCGAGCTCACCGCGGCGGAGTCCGCGATGGCTGCCGCGCAAAAAGCGGTCGAGGCCGCGGACCGAATCCTGGCCGAAACCGCCGAAGCGCTTGCCGCGGCGCGCGAATCGCGGGCGGGCCTGGCCGCGCGGGCAGAGAACGAAGAGCAGCGCCGCGAGGAGATGAGCCGCATTTCCGGCGAGCGGTTCCAGTGCCCCCCGCCGCTCCTCACCTCACGCTTCGGCTTCGCTGTCGAAACCGTGCGCCATGCCGGCCTGGAAAGCGAAGACCTGGAACGACTGACCGCCAGCCGCGAACGCATCGGCCCGGTCAATCTGGTTGCCACCGAGGAGCTGGCCCGGATCGAGGCGGAGCATGGCTCCAGCGCGGAAGAGCAGGCCGAACTGCTGGAAGCGGTCAATCGCCTGCGCGGGTCGATCGGCAATCTGAACCGCGAAGGACGCGAGCGCTTGCGCTCCGCGTTCGAGCAGGTGGACGCCCATTTCCGCCGGCTGTTCACCCGCCTGTTCGAAGGCGGTCAGGCGCACCTCGCGCTAATCGACAGCGACGATCCGCTCGACGCCGGGCTGGAAATCTACGCCCAACCCCCGGGCAAGCGCCTGCAGTCGCTGACCCTGCTGTCAGGCGGCGAACAGGCGCTCACCGCGATCGCGCTGATTTTCGCGCTGTTCCTCACCAACCCGGCGCCGATCTGCGTGCTCGATGAAGTCGACGCGCCGCTCGACGATGCCAACATCGACCGGTTCTGCGACCTGCTCGATTCCATGGTGGCGGAAACCGATACCCGCTACCTGATCGTGACGCACAACGCCGTGACGATGAGCCGGATGCACCGCCTGTTCGGGGTGACGATGGTCGAGCGCGGCGTGAGCCGCCTGGTCAGCGTCGACCTCGGGGCGGCGGAGGAACTGCTCGCAGCGGAGTAG
- a CDS encoding glutathione S-transferase family protein, with the protein MSDLTIWTYDWVPEMPRGFVRDLRLRWACREASLGYRIATVPFDGREANHRDRQPFGQVPYLSDGDVHIFESGACLLHLARQSEALMPRDSVGEADTIQWLFAALNSIEIVTVPWLFLRFSGHADTPLTTWLGSRLTQLERVLDSREWLAADRFTVADLLMADVLRGDPLKTFTDRPATDAYVERVTSRAAFQRAHEEQLAQFARADADRV; encoded by the coding sequence ATGAGCGACCTGACGATCTGGACCTATGACTGGGTACCGGAAATGCCTCGCGGGTTCGTGCGCGACTTGCGGTTACGTTGGGCGTGTCGGGAGGCGAGCCTAGGCTACCGGATCGCCACGGTGCCGTTCGATGGGCGTGAAGCCAACCATCGGGACCGGCAGCCATTCGGCCAGGTGCCGTACCTGTCCGATGGCGATGTGCATATCTTCGAAAGCGGCGCCTGCCTGCTGCATCTGGCGCGACAAAGCGAAGCGCTGATGCCGCGCGATAGCGTGGGTGAAGCGGACACCATCCAGTGGCTGTTCGCCGCGCTCAACTCCATCGAGATCGTCACGGTGCCGTGGCTGTTCCTGCGGTTTTCGGGCCATGCAGACACGCCCCTGACCACCTGGCTGGGCAGCCGCCTGACACAACTGGAGCGCGTGCTGGACAGCCGCGAATGGCTGGCCGCCGATCGCTTTACCGTGGCCGACCTGCTGATGGCCGATGTGCTGCGGGGCGATCCGCTCAAGACATTCACCGATCGCCCCGCGACGGACGCCTATGTCGAACGGGTCACCTCGCGTGCCGCGTTCCAGCGAGCGCACGAAGAACAGCTTGCCCAGTTTGCCAGGGCGGATGCGGACAGGGTCTAG
- a CDS encoding MerR family transcriptional regulator, protein MAEFEDGKDQGALRTIGELGEALGIKTHVLRYWEDQFPQLKPLKRSGGRRYYRPEDVALVREIDRLVNRDGYTLRGARTALKDFGSAVEASVEAPPAPATLFEPTGRAESPTAETVSPEVIARLRAIRTRLAEALTA, encoded by the coding sequence GTGGCGGAATTCGAGGACGGCAAGGATCAGGGCGCGCTGCGCACGATCGGAGAACTGGGCGAGGCGCTGGGCATCAAGACCCACGTGCTGCGCTATTGGGAGGATCAGTTTCCGCAGCTGAAGCCGCTGAAGCGCAGCGGCGGCCGTCGCTATTACCGCCCCGAAGACGTGGCGCTGGTGCGCGAAATCGACCGGCTGGTGAACCGCGACGGCTACACGCTGCGCGGCGCGCGAACAGCGCTCAAGGATTTCGGCAGCGCGGTCGAGGCATCAGTAGAAGCGCCGCCAGCACCAGCCACGCTGTTTGAGCCGACGGGCAGGGCGGAGAGCCCGACCGCTGAGACGGTGTCGCCCGAGGTGATCGCCCGGCTGCGCGCGATCCGCACCCGCCTTGCCGAGGCGCTCACCGCTTGA
- a CDS encoding integration host factor subunit alpha, translated as MRSVGTLTRADLADTINRKHGFSRAEALELVEAILRHMCEAMSQGENVKISGFGTFVLREKRERIGRNPKTGVEVPITPRRVMTFRASQLLKERVANG; from the coding sequence ATGCGTTCCGTTGGCACGCTTACCCGCGCCGACCTCGCTGATACCATCAACCGCAAGCACGGGTTCTCCCGGGCGGAGGCGCTCGAATTGGTCGAAGCCATCCTGCGGCATATGTGCGAGGCGATGAGCCAGGGTGAGAACGTCAAGATTTCCGGGTTCGGCACGTTCGTGCTGCGCGAGAAGCGCGAACGGATCGGCCGCAATCCCAAGACCGGCGTCGAGGTGCCGATCACTCCCCGGCGGGTGATGACCTTCCGCGCCAGCCAGCTGCTCAAGGAGCGAGTGGCAAACGGATAA